AAAAGGCAAAACTTGACATCAGCTGAGGATTACAGTAGGCTTAACAGTGTCTTAACAAATGTGACTTTGCTCAGAAAATGGTTTCTCAACATCAACCTAAGGGATGAATGCTGTTGACGAAAAATTGGAGCATCACAGCAATTACACCACAtgaactttaattaattaaaataaaacagcactCACCAGAGAAACAGTCAATACGTGAGGCAATGGTGCACTTGTTTGCCAGATATCTGGAGATGCGGCCTTTGTTCTTGGCAGCGGCACGTCCAATGAAGGTTGAGTGGAAGATAAGGCCGTACTTGGGGGTGTTGCCACGAGTCTTTAGAGCTCTGTATGAGAATACAGCTGCTTTCACATTCAAGATGAACAATTACACAAACTATAGAATGCTATCCACAGATTTGTAACCACCTCacttgtaaaaaaatgtaatgaaggGATTGTATGTAATTTAAAAGTCTAGATTGTTACAATACATAATGGCCACAACTGACCACAAGAATAAATTCTGGGGCTCCAAGAAGTGAACTATAGCATTCATCACACTGGTAAGTTAGAGTGTTTTATTctccatttacattttgcaagTTTAAAGCTAACCATccctcagacacacaaaaagttTTGAATAGCTTTTTCAATTTGCTACCTCAGCACTGTGAGTGGCTGCTCAGACTGTGGGGATGCATTAGGGCAAGAGGGATCACCCCAGAGCAGAGGTTACTTCTCTGGTCACCCCGCTTTGCTCCAGCCCAGCCCTGCCATCACTGCAACCACTTGTTTCCCCAGCAGGGAGGGGATGCCCCAGTACCTGAACAGGGCCTTCTCTGCTCCCAGGATCTGGACTGTGGAGGCTGGATACTTGGCCAGGTTTGTTAGACTGCCAGCATGGGAGATCAGGCGAGCTCCCACCTGAagaacatgagaaaaaaaaaaaaaaaaaaaaacaactgtcagtTCCAGACATACATCTCTGAAGAGGGCTGTTAGACTTTAATGGGAACACAATTTGAAGACCATCAGCACCATATGAGTTTCATCACACATATTCAGTGGATTGACAGATTTGGATATAACATCACAGGTCAATTTGTActgtaaagacaaaacagatTCTACTCACCACTTCTCCAATCAAGGCTGCCAGGTTTGGGGCCACTTGGCTCATCTTTGAACGCAGGTATTCCTGCAGCCCCAGTCGATAGTCTGCGAGAGACACCACACGACTAGAGAACCTTTCGATGTTGATGAGATCAATCGGAGAGATGTCCATACCTGGACAACAGGAGAGCgtgtttaaacacaaaaaactttaactttaggaaaaaagttacataatCCATCTCAATGTGTGCTTGTTTCTCCCGACAGGATCCGCAGTGAGGATTTGTGCCATCACCACAGGTTTATGAGAGAGCTACTCTGCCCCCCTGTGTTAGGCACCAAGGACAAGTATAGGTCCAGGGTGGGCAAAAAAGGGGCAATATAATCATTTTAAGATGCTAAAGCGTATAAGAAAATGCTTTACTCACCCATAGAGGAACGTGATGCCTCTAGGATGGCTTGAGCCTTGGCGCCGTCCATCACGACCTCCTCAAGGCTTTCCAGACTCTCCTCAGACAACTCCTTCCTGTTTCCAATGAGCTGAGCCAAGCGGCAGTACATTGAGTTGTCGGACACAATCTTGATGAGCTCTGGAAAGTGGTAGCCATACCATTCACTGCAGAGATAAACCAGATTGTTAAAAACgacaaactgaagaaaaaactaAGATGAATGCAATTAGGGCTGCGCAACGTATCATTTCAACATGGATGatgttttaatgttcattttcgTCTCCAAAATCAAATCCGTCACTTGTGTATGCATGGATGCTCTACAAAAGCACAGCTCATTTAAATGcacatctaaaaaataaataaaaatctgcaatACAGGTTTTTCCAATATCATGAGAACTTTCAATAGGTGTCTCTCCCAACAGTATTGCCCCACCAGATAACATCTAGAGGAGCAGGTAAGTTAGGTGAGGTTAATGTCCCTCCTGTTTCTATACAGCCAGCACTCTAGGGCATGCTGTCTGTGGTAAGCATTAGGAGAGTgtgggaggaaaaacaaaaaaaccttgaCATGACCACAAAGATCCACAACACAGCCTGACATGTTTCATCTAAACTgcacacaaaacattatttcGACCCATTGATAACCCTTTGTTTCAGTGATGTGACAAAGGGAATCCTACCGGACACGCATGGAGAAGGTGTTTATGTCTTTGTCCAGCTGATCCAGCAGAGCAATGGACTGGATGATCATGTTGTCTGCCCTGTTGACGTTAAATTTGACCTTAGCTCTTGAGTAGCTGTGGCCGAGACCCAGTTGTGCCTTGGAGGCAGCCTGGGCAGTGAGGCCCTTTACCAGGGAGTGGAAATGAAGACGCACACCTGACAGgacaaaacagataaaaatgatttgttggTGTGAGGTGGATCAGTGACTAAACAGCTTGCAACCCTGTGGCtgttcagattttcagtatgaaaCTTCATTCTTTTCAGGGTTAGATAGTGACATCACAACAGGCCACATTTTCTAAAGTAATGCCTCAGACCTACAACTTGTAACAGTGTAAATCCTTCTCCAAACAATGAATGCATATGATTAACATCTCCTCACCTCTGGTTATTTCAGCTACTACACCCCCTGTCTGGATGGAAATAGTAAATTCTTCTTGTAAAGCTGCACCTATTTTGGCATCTGAAACCCCCAGCGCAGCTTTCTTTTTCCCAGAACGAGGAAGGTTTGTTTCAAGGAACAGCTTCAGGTCAGCATGAACCACACCTGCAGGAGTAGAGGAGGCAACTGTTAGTAAGCCATTTTGAGGCAGGGGCACTTGTGATAACGCTACATTCTGTTTACATTCCACAACCTGTTGGAATAGGCTGTTGGGTAGATGTGAATATGGCCTCTTTTGGCGCAAGAAACAATTCACTCTGCTCCACTATACCTCAGATGTTCAGTATTAACATTAGGCTGTCAGCACATTCATTCAGTGGATTGACAGATTACAAAAGCATCATTACAACTGAGGATATGTAAAGTCTGTAAGATAACAGGATCATCTCACCTTCAGAAATAGCATTCATGTTCTCCAGGGCGGCCTGAGCCGATTTGAAAGGGAAGAAAGCAGCCAGGCTCACCATGCTGTTGAACTTTCCGAGGCTCAGCACGCTCTCCTcgacctgaaacacacacactcattattCACTCTGTAAAACACTAAACCATCACGGGGCCTTGAGGACAGGATACCGACCTGAGGCAGCAGCATGCCGATCTCTTCCACCTCCTTGACGGCGAACAGCGCGTAGCCCGCCGCATGCTCGAACAACACGTGCAACAGCACCTGCGGAAGGTTGATACTGAATAGGTGAGAAAAGCCACACAACTTTTTAATTCGTTCACTAACATGGTGTACAACGTGAAGTACACTTGTCTCCACGTGGTACTCTAACACGTTTTTTGGTACCATCGTCCTTAACATTACATAGCGCAAGCGTGCACTACAGCATTTAAAGCTATAATTACTTAATTGTCACCTAACGTTAGTATGTTGTCACATGTATTAATACGCAGCCACGCCGTCGTTGTGATGAACCCACGTGTTGAACTGGGCCCACGCAGATAGCACTATTAGCGCTAAGCTATCTTATGCTAGCTGGAAACTAAGGTTTCACTAATGTACAGCAGAAAATGGCACAAAACCATACTTTCACTTGCATGGTTTCGACTAGAACAAGTGTTCGATATACTACTTGCAGATGCAGTTATAGACGATTAAAACTAAAACGCATTTTAACCAAAGTTGGTGTTAACCACATTgatggctaacgttagctgcgCCACTCACGTTTAAAGGCCTTTCTCCGGAAAACGCCAATAACTACATAATAACCACTTCTACGTAAACGCATTGATACTCCAAAAGAACGTTCTAAATTAAAGCACAATCACAAACTATGTATTTACGCCCAGGAGCAATTATCTTACCATGATTAATAAATCTCTGCAGCAGCACGCTCTGCGTGTCTGCTCTGCGCCTTCACCTCTGTAAAAAAGACAGCAATCGCTGGAGCGAGCACATTGCCACGCAATTCAAATACCGCGATACTAGCCTGACACCGCGGGATCTACACAGATTACCCTCCACCTGCTGCGCAATGCGCACAAAGTACCCAACTTCAGTACGTGCGTGCACGGACAATACTTCTTAGTAAGAacaattttttgttgttattcaaCTGTGGGGACTACAGTTGGGTTTTGTCACACACTCAGATAGGGGaacaattttaatttgcatGTTATACCGAACCTCAACCAGAAACTTCACAATTGTCTTTAACTGTAGaagatgattttatttaatctttggAAAAGTAAGTTACTGTGTCCTAAAACTCAAGACTTACATGCAAGTTTGTTAAGAATCTGCAGTAAGCAGATCTGCAATCTGCAATAAGAATCAGCAATGAGAATCTGCagtccaaaatgtaaaaaaaaaaatactttactgGAACTATTGGT
This genomic interval from Channa argus isolate prfri chromosome 5, Channa argus male v1.0, whole genome shotgun sequence contains the following:
- the nop56 gene encoding nucleolar protein 56; this encodes MVLLHVLFEHAAGYALFAVKEVEEIGMLLPQVEESVLSLGKFNSMVSLAAFFPFKSAQAALENMNAISEGVVHADLKLFLETNLPRSGKKKAALGVSDAKIGAALQEEFTISIQTGGVVAEITRGVRLHFHSLVKGLTAQAASKAQLGLGHSYSRAKVKFNVNRADNMIIQSIALLDQLDKDINTFSMRVREWYGYHFPELIKIVSDNSMYCRLAQLIGNRKELSEESLESLEEVVMDGAKAQAILEASRSSMGMDISPIDLINIERFSSRVVSLADYRLGLQEYLRSKMSQVAPNLAALIGEVVGARLISHAGSLTNLAKYPASTVQILGAEKALFRALKTRGNTPKYGLIFHSTFIGRAAAKNKGRISRYLANKCTIASRIDCFSEVPTSVFGDKLREQVEERLSFYETGDVPRKNVDVMKEAVKEATGVAAEIKRKLEKKEKKRKKREKKLQELQANGETNGEAKVVDGEVDAPVVKKKKKKQETEEMEVQADETPTAANGAEDASAKKKKQKIEVEATDDQAEEAATPAKKKKKRKTENVDPEPAEVIPEAVSKKKKKRGKTE